In one window of Lewinellaceae bacterium DNA:
- a CDS encoding LegC family aminotransferase, with translation MIPLSIPNISGNEWKYVKDCLDTGWISSVGEYVNRFEQALTEFTGARYAVATMNGTAALHISLQLAGVRPGDLVIVPNITFVASCNAITYAGATPLLVDIDPRTWQMDLDLLEEFLEANTEIREDDQRIRPVLKINGRQIGALMPVHVLGNMVDVDRLMQIASRFHLPIVEDSTEALGSYYNGKHAGRYGLFGTFSFNGNKIISTGGGGMIVTDDEALAKQAKHLTTTAKVDPFEYRHDAIGYNYRLVNILAAVGVAQVEQLPGFLARKKIIDTEYRDGLEKPGYVRFQKIGVGVEHNCWLHTLQTERQEALISHLLQNGIQCRPFWVPMNQLPMFAGCIYVSENDTSSQVYRSCISIPSSTNLTDDQVAEVIRVIQVFFQ, from the coding sequence ATGATACCACTTTCCATTCCCAATATCAGCGGCAATGAATGGAAATACGTCAAGGACTGCCTGGATACGGGTTGGATTTCATCGGTAGGCGAATACGTCAACCGTTTTGAGCAGGCGCTGACAGAATTCACCGGAGCCCGGTACGCGGTAGCAACGATGAATGGTACCGCAGCGTTGCATATCTCACTACAACTGGCGGGAGTACGACCCGGGGACCTGGTGATCGTTCCCAACATTACGTTCGTGGCATCGTGCAATGCCATTACCTATGCCGGAGCAACACCTTTGTTAGTAGATATTGATCCTCGAACCTGGCAAATGGATCTGGACCTGTTGGAAGAATTTCTGGAAGCCAATACTGAAATCCGCGAAGATGACCAACGAATACGACCAGTTCTGAAGATCAATGGTCGGCAAATCGGCGCACTCATGCCGGTGCATGTACTGGGCAATATGGTTGATGTGGATCGGTTGATGCAGATTGCCTCTCGGTTTCATCTGCCCATCGTTGAGGATTCTACGGAAGCATTGGGTTCGTATTATAATGGAAAACATGCCGGACGCTATGGCTTATTCGGCACATTCAGTTTCAACGGTAATAAAATAATCAGCACCGGTGGTGGTGGTATGATCGTTACGGATGACGAGGCTCTGGCCAAACAAGCCAAACATCTGACCACAACCGCTAAAGTTGATCCCTTTGAATACCGCCACGATGCCATTGGCTATAATTACCGGCTGGTCAATATACTCGCTGCGGTGGGTGTTGCCCAGGTGGAACAATTACCCGGATTTCTTGCCCGGAAAAAAATCATTGATACGGAGTATCGTGATGGATTGGAAAAGCCAGGATACGTCCGTTTTCAGAAGATAGGCGTCGGGGTCGAACATAATTGCTGGTTGCATACGCTGCAAACCGAACGGCAAGAGGCCTTGATCAGCCACCTGCTGCAAAACGGGATCCAATGCCGTCCCTTCTGGGTCCCGATGAATCAATTACCGATGTTCGCCGGTTGTATCTATGTTTCTGAAAACGATACCAGCAGCCAGGTCTACCGATCCTGTATCTCGATCCCTTCCTCCACCAATCTGACCGATGATCAGGTTGCCGAGGTGATCCGGGTCATTCAAGTATTTTTTCAATGA
- the gmd gene encoding GDP-mannose 4,6-dehydratase gives MTKKALITGITGQDGAYLSELLLDQGYEVHGIKRRSSLFNTTRIDHLYQDPHEDHQRFILHYGDLSDASNILRIIQRVQPDEIYNLGAMSHVQVSFEEPEYSVDVDGVGTLRILEAIRTLGLENHTRIYQASTSELYGKVQEVPQNEHTPFYPRSPYAVAKLYAYWITVNYREAYDLFACNGILFNHESPLRGETFVTRKITRAAARIALSLQECLYIGNLNAKRDWGHAKDYVEVMWKILQYPQAEDWVIATGVTTSVRDFVRMAFAELGITLSFEGTGKQETGIIESIDQDHLEHLTGQKSKLKPGTVIIRVDPRYFRPTEVDLLIGDATKAREKLDWQPHYTVQMLCAEMVQADVEHFKRDAILKKAGYITKNEYE, from the coding sequence ATGACTAAAAAAGCCCTTATTACCGGTATAACCGGCCAGGATGGCGCCTACTTATCCGAATTGTTATTGGATCAGGGCTACGAAGTGCACGGGATCAAGCGTAGGAGCTCGTTGTTTAATACCACGCGCATCGATCATCTCTACCAGGATCCGCACGAGGACCATCAACGGTTTATCCTCCACTACGGAGATCTATCGGATGCTTCCAATATTCTGCGCATCATCCAGCGCGTGCAGCCCGATGAGATCTACAACCTGGGTGCCATGTCGCACGTGCAGGTGAGCTTCGAAGAACCCGAATACTCGGTGGATGTCGATGGCGTGGGAACCCTGCGCATCCTGGAAGCAATCCGCACCCTGGGCCTCGAAAATCATACCCGCATCTACCAGGCTTCCACCTCCGAACTCTACGGTAAGGTGCAGGAAGTACCCCAAAATGAACATACACCCTTTTATCCTCGGTCACCGTATGCCGTAGCCAAGCTGTATGCCTATTGGATAACCGTCAATTACCGGGAAGCCTACGATCTGTTTGCCTGCAATGGCATCCTTTTCAACCACGAATCGCCCTTGCGTGGCGAGACCTTTGTAACGCGCAAGATCACCAGGGCAGCTGCCCGCATCGCATTGAGTCTGCAGGAATGCCTTTACATTGGCAACTTGAATGCCAAAAGAGACTGGGGCCATGCCAAGGATTATGTGGAGGTGATGTGGAAAATTCTGCAGTATCCTCAGGCGGAGGATTGGGTGATCGCCACCGGTGTGACCACCAGCGTCCGGGACTTCGTACGCATGGCGTTTGCCGAACTGGGCATTACCTTATCTTTCGAAGGCACCGGTAAACAGGAAACCGGCATCATTGAAAGCATCGACCAGGACCACCTGGAACATCTGACCGGGCAAAAATCAAAGCTGAAGCCCGGAACGGTTATCATCCGGGTGGATCCCCGGTATTTCAGGCCTACCGAGGTGGATCTCCTGATCGGAGACGCCACAAAGGCAAGAGAAAAACTGGACTGGCAGCCGCATTATACCGTACAAATGCTCTGTGCTGAAATGGTACAGGCAGATGTAGAACACTTTAAACGCGATGCCATTCTGAAAAAAGCAGGATACATAACCAAAAACGAATACGAATGA
- a CDS encoding acyltransferase has protein sequence MIESKYTENVRLKVPLSSGTVLPNLYGLRFIAAMVVLLGHGWQNLHQINISVPDWPLFQKGSIAVLFFFTLSGFLLAYLAQVRPVFNAKSFLTSRFVRIVPLYYLVVLAGFFILVKVLPAITGENYLHFSLINGLPYYLLFVPNLAILSLPEPFGGLYNLWSIGSEMQFYLIFPLVILFVSKPKKRQAAFLFLTLLWCCVHEFALDHPDRIWARFLDTIPFEYMFCGAFWGILLANGKNDLFRQPRWFYTGMIGTTLLSLLLLTTTALDSHFSLHWWLPWIWGILLFVFAQRPVLFLQTRPMVVGGIISYGIYLLHPWISFPLRWLFLKIPFVVSYSWTIYLLLLGILSWVFAWFIYRYYEQPLKTRFVSNPKRL, from the coding sequence TTGATTGAGTCAAAATACACCGAAAATGTCCGTCTTAAAGTGCCTCTTTCTTCCGGTACAGTACTTCCTAATCTTTATGGGCTACGCTTTATAGCCGCTATGGTGGTTTTGCTGGGCCATGGCTGGCAAAATTTGCATCAAATCAATATTTCAGTTCCGGATTGGCCTCTATTTCAAAAAGGAAGTATTGCCGTACTTTTCTTTTTCACGCTCAGCGGCTTTTTACTGGCCTACCTGGCGCAAGTGAGACCCGTCTTTAATGCCAAATCCTTTTTAACCAGCAGGTTTGTCCGCATCGTGCCATTGTATTATCTGGTGGTACTTGCAGGATTTTTTATTCTCGTGAAGGTACTGCCTGCCATTACGGGTGAAAATTATCTCCATTTCAGTCTGATTAACGGTTTGCCATATTATCTGTTATTTGTGCCTAATCTGGCCATCCTGTCTCTTCCAGAGCCCTTTGGCGGGCTTTATAACCTGTGGAGTATCGGAAGTGAGATGCAATTCTACCTGATATTTCCGCTGGTTATTTTGTTTGTTTCCAAGCCAAAGAAACGTCAGGCAGCATTTTTATTCCTAACGCTGCTATGGTGTTGCGTACACGAATTTGCATTGGATCATCCGGATCGGATCTGGGCTCGCTTTCTGGATACCATCCCCTTTGAATACATGTTTTGCGGAGCCTTCTGGGGCATTCTGCTGGCGAATGGAAAAAATGATCTCTTCAGGCAACCCCGGTGGTTCTATACCGGAATGATCGGTACAACCCTCCTGAGCCTTCTATTGCTAACCACCACTGCTTTGGATTCGCATTTCAGTTTGCACTGGTGGCTACCCTGGATCTGGGGTATTTTATTATTTGTATTTGCACAGAGGCCCGTTCTTTTTCTGCAAACCCGGCCAATGGTGGTAGGAGGAATTATATCGTATGGTATCTATTTGCTTCATCCCTGGATCTCCTTTCCCCTTCGGTGGTTGTTTCTTAAAATACCTTTCGTAGTCAGTTACTCCTGGACGATCTATTTACTTTTATTGGGTATCCTTTCCTGGGTATTTGCCTGGTTCATCTACCGGTATTATGAACAGCCATTGAAAACCCGATTCGTGAGTAATCCAAAACGGTTATGA
- a CDS encoding glycosyltransferase family 4 protein, translating to MILANSAWYIANFRNGLIKMMLDQGYRITIAAPPDDFLNQIIKDPNVNYLPLFHLRRTSISPWQEGRFTLEIKRLLKSLNPDLVLSYTIKPVIHASWWSHRSKIPHLAVLPGLGSTFIRHSRLNQMIVFLYRYLLPNNRYVLFENEHDRDLFIAKSLVKPSQALAFKGCGVDTSYFTPLEKTQPSEVMRFLFLGRLLNEKGIREYIDAAKMMSDKHPNTRFWILGHIDEQNPGAVVKKSFMQWIRHPAIEYLGFEKDVRNVIRECDVVVLPSYYPEGVPRVLQEGMAMGKPIITTDMPGCREAIEQGVNGILVPPKDSKALFDAFEFIHAMSPQERLKMGRAGRMKAIREFDEKISNQHYLELIDSILNVPQRIKNQHHKPT from the coding sequence TTGATACTCGCCAATTCGGCCTGGTACATTGCTAATTTCAGGAATGGGCTAATTAAAATGATGCTGGACCAGGGCTACCGAATCACCATTGCCGCCCCTCCCGATGACTTCTTAAATCAGATCATCAAAGATCCGAATGTCAATTATTTACCGCTGTTTCATCTGAGGCGGACCAGTATCAGCCCCTGGCAGGAAGGCCGGTTTACCCTGGAAATAAAACGATTGCTGAAAAGCCTAAACCCGGATCTGGTTCTCTCCTATACCATCAAGCCGGTGATTCATGCTTCCTGGTGGTCCCACCGCAGCAAGATTCCCCATCTGGCCGTGTTGCCTGGGTTGGGATCCACCTTTATCCGGCACTCCCGGTTAAATCAAATGATCGTATTCCTGTACCGGTACCTGCTACCTAATAACCGGTATGTGCTCTTTGAAAATGAACACGACCGCGACCTGTTTATTGCAAAAAGCCTGGTGAAACCCAGCCAGGCACTGGCATTCAAGGGATGTGGTGTCGATACCAGCTACTTCACTCCGCTCGAAAAAACACAGCCCTCGGAGGTTATGCGCTTTTTGTTTTTAGGTCGCCTGCTTAACGAAAAAGGAATCCGGGAGTACATCGATGCCGCCAAAATGATGTCCGACAAACACCCCAATACCCGCTTTTGGATCCTGGGACATATCGATGAACAAAATCCGGGTGCAGTTGTCAAAAAGTCATTTATGCAATGGATCCGGCATCCGGCCATTGAATACCTCGGTTTTGAAAAAGATGTCCGGAATGTGATCCGGGAATGTGATGTGGTCGTGCTGCCTTCTTATTACCCGGAAGGTGTGCCCCGGGTCCTGCAGGAAGGCATGGCGATGGGTAAGCCCATTATCACAACCGATATGCCCGGTTGCCGGGAGGCTATCGAGCAGGGAGTCAATGGGATCCTGGTGCCACCGAAAGATTCAAAGGCTCTATTCGACGCTTTTGAATTTATACATGCCATGAGTCCGCAGGAACGCCTTAAAATGGGCCGGGCCGGACGGATGAAAGCAATCCGTGAGTTCGATGAGAAAATCAGCAACCAGCACTATCTGGAATTAATCGACTCCATTTTGAATGTCCCTCAACGCATAAAAAATCAACACCACAAGCCAACTTGA
- a CDS encoding methyltransferase domain-containing protein → MFGKLRVWYLSTKTKLFPGAYRYWNNRYVSGGNSGSGSRGESLQQKCRMINTFIQAHEIKSILDLGCGDGAVAACLDVNSYLGVDVSSYIVEKNSQVFSNDSKKQFRELTGFSVENNSFDLAISLDVIFHIVNLVDLTKHLNLLFNATGKWVIISSTNYDSPQIYHQKNWKITEIITKQYPNWTLISSEKLVYSSCSIFIYAISDPHT, encoded by the coding sequence ATGTTTGGAAAGTTAAGAGTATGGTATTTAAGCACTAAAACGAAATTATTCCCTGGTGCATACCGCTACTGGAATAATCGTTATGTATCGGGCGGCAATTCCGGAAGTGGTTCCAGGGGCGAATCACTGCAGCAAAAATGCAGGATGATTAATACCTTCATTCAAGCCCACGAGATCAAATCGATCCTGGACCTGGGTTGTGGCGACGGCGCTGTCGCTGCCTGTCTGGATGTCAATTCATATTTGGGTGTTGATGTATCTTCCTATATCGTAGAAAAAAACAGCCAGGTATTTTCAAACGATTCTAAAAAGCAGTTCCGGGAATTAACCGGCTTTTCTGTAGAAAATAATTCATTTGACCTGGCTATATCGCTGGATGTAATATTCCACATTGTAAATCTTGTGGACTTAACAAAACATTTGAACCTATTATTTAATGCTACCGGAAAATGGGTAATAATATCGTCCACCAATTACGACAGTCCGCAAATCTACCATCAGAAAAATTGGAAAATAACAGAAATCATTACCAAACAATATCCTAATTGGACACTAATTTCTTCCGAAAAGTTGGTTTACAGTAGCTGCAGTATTTTTATTTATGCTATTTCGGACCCGCATACATGA
- a CDS encoding glycosyltransferase — MPKSLHYRFPGLINTSINKFCSKLPEIKQVDVIHAHCLWGGFVAQRIASRIKVPVVYTEHHSGILEHPLSQTELSTYQKIIHHSTEITAVSSTLAKVLQPFTPNKPVRIIPNFVDENLFTIQKTPKRNGFHFICIGDLIPIKQIDRLIRAFDIICKKHPDWHLHIIGDGPLKSDLTNLMNGLNLTEMITFHGRQPNTEIPRLLNESHVLISTSKHETFGITILEALCCGLPVIVTPSGGPDQLVNSDNGILLGNDSVESIAEGMSVMHMQYGNYTALEIRKRTLIQYSRRATIEAYKSLYSKCLES, encoded by the coding sequence TTGCCCAAATCGCTGCATTATCGTTTTCCGGGGTTGATAAATACCTCCATTAATAAGTTCTGCTCAAAATTACCGGAGATAAAGCAGGTTGATGTCATTCACGCTCATTGTCTCTGGGGTGGTTTCGTTGCGCAACGCATCGCCTCCAGAATCAAGGTGCCAGTGGTTTATACAGAACATCATTCAGGAATCCTGGAACACCCATTAAGCCAAACAGAATTATCCACCTATCAAAAAATAATACATCATTCGACAGAAATAACCGCTGTGAGTTCCACATTAGCTAAAGTTTTGCAACCATTTACCCCGAACAAGCCCGTCCGCATTATTCCTAACTTTGTTGATGAGAACCTTTTTACCATTCAGAAAACACCAAAACGGAACGGGTTTCATTTTATCTGCATTGGTGATTTAATACCCATCAAACAAATTGACCGGTTAATACGCGCTTTTGATATTATCTGCAAAAAGCATCCAGACTGGCATTTGCACATTATCGGTGATGGTCCACTGAAGAGTGATTTAACCAATCTGATGAATGGGTTGAATTTAACTGAAATGATCACCTTCCATGGACGGCAACCCAATACGGAAATTCCCCGGCTACTTAATGAGAGCCATGTTTTGATCTCAACAAGCAAGCATGAAACGTTTGGTATTACGATCCTGGAAGCGCTTTGCTGTGGATTGCCTGTTATCGTTACACCTAGTGGTGGGCCGGATCAACTGGTGAATTCAGATAATGGAATATTACTTGGTAATGATTCAGTCGAATCAATTGCGGAAGGCATGTCAGTTATGCACATGCAGTACGGTAATTACACCGCGCTTGAAATAAGAAAAAGAACATTAATTCAATATTCCAGGAGAGCCACTATCGAGGCTTATAAATCATTGTATTCAAAATGTTTGGAAAGTTAA
- a CDS encoding class I SAM-dependent methyltransferase yields the protein MEKSAFNYDKIPIGYYDLIAERKTGIRSFWHNHKFERVLSSLPNNIDSLIDIGCFSGTFLGMIPEERCSRQTGLDIILKQINYANDKYATSFRSFHYYADLASELDIGYNYECASLIEVIEHLNPDEIKILFEKIYIMLQPGGLLVMSTPNYFSMWPILEILINIFSSVKYDEQHLTRFTYFNVFNKIRTIIPEFDRMFTIKLRTTSHFISPYVAFFSYNLASFLAGMTKPQRWHFPFGSILIVCLEKKI from the coding sequence ATGGAAAAATCTGCATTTAACTATGATAAAATACCAATTGGGTATTATGACCTCATTGCTGAGAGGAAAACAGGAATTCGTAGTTTTTGGCACAATCATAAATTTGAAAGGGTACTATCCTCTTTGCCAAATAATATCGATTCATTGATTGATATTGGGTGTTTTTCCGGTACATTTTTAGGGATGATTCCCGAAGAAAGGTGTTCCCGGCAGACAGGGTTAGATATAATTTTAAAGCAAATTAATTATGCAAACGATAAATACGCTACAAGTTTCAGATCCTTTCATTACTATGCAGATCTTGCTTCAGAGTTGGATATTGGCTATAATTATGAATGCGCTTCATTGATTGAAGTCATTGAACATTTGAATCCGGATGAAATTAAAATTCTATTTGAAAAAATTTATATAATGCTTCAACCTGGCGGGCTTCTTGTAATGTCTACACCTAATTATTTCAGCATGTGGCCAATTCTTGAAATTCTAATAAATATTTTTTCCTCCGTAAAATACGACGAACAACACTTAACCAGATTTACCTATTTTAATGTATTTAATAAAATTCGGACAATTATACCAGAATTTGACCGGATGTTTACCATTAAATTAAGAACTACAAGCCATTTTATTTCGCCGTATGTTGCATTTTTTTCATATAATCTTGCTTCATTTCTTGCAGGAATGACCAAACCACAACGTTGGCATTTTCCTTTTGGATCAATTCTAATTGTTTGTTTGGAAAAGAAAATATAG
- a CDS encoding GDP-L-fucose synthase, whose translation MNIQDKIYVAGHTGMVGSALVRHLQKMGFENIVYRTSRELDLRDQSAVDALFSTEKPEYVFLAAGKVGGVHANNTYRAEFIYDNIMMEANIIHAAHQHKVKKLLFFGSSCIYPKMAPQPLKEEYLLSSPLEPTNEPYSIAKITGIKLCEAHWSQYGDHFFSVMPTNLYGPNDNYDLQNSHVLPALLRKFHEAKRDRQPTVTMWGSGSPMREFMHVDDLADASIFLMQRYDKPGFVNIGSGQEVSIKALAELIGDIVGYQGEIIHDTTKPDGTPRKLLDSSILHNMGWYPKVSLREGIEQVYEECRELEWY comes from the coding sequence ATGAACATCCAGGACAAGATTTATGTAGCGGGACACACGGGAATGGTCGGGTCGGCTCTGGTACGCCATCTCCAAAAAATGGGTTTTGAAAACATCGTTTATCGCACCTCCCGGGAGCTGGACCTGCGTGATCAGTCAGCAGTAGACGCTTTGTTTTCCACCGAAAAACCTGAATATGTCTTCCTGGCTGCCGGCAAAGTAGGAGGAGTCCATGCCAACAACACCTACCGGGCGGAATTCATCTACGATAACATCATGATGGAAGCCAACATCATCCACGCGGCTCACCAGCACAAAGTGAAAAAGCTATTGTTTTTCGGCTCTTCCTGCATCTACCCGAAAATGGCACCCCAACCACTCAAAGAGGAATACCTGCTGTCTTCTCCGCTGGAGCCGACCAATGAGCCCTACTCCATCGCCAAGATCACCGGAATAAAGCTCTGTGAAGCCCACTGGTCACAATACGGCGATCATTTCTTTTCGGTCATGCCCACCAATCTTTACGGGCCAAACGACAATTACGATTTGCAGAACTCCCATGTGTTGCCCGCACTGCTGCGTAAATTCCATGAAGCGAAGCGGGACAGGCAGCCTACCGTGACCATGTGGGGTTCCGGATCGCCCATGCGTGAATTTATGCATGTTGACGACCTGGCGGATGCTTCCATCTTTCTGATGCAGCGGTATGATAAACCTGGATTTGTCAACATTGGCAGCGGCCAGGAGGTTTCCATCAAAGCGCTCGCAGAATTGATCGGAGATATCGTCGGTTACCAGGGAGAAATCATCCACGACACCACCAAGCCGGACGGGACCCCACGTAAGTTATTGGACAGCAGCATCCTGCATAATATGGGTTGGTATCCAAAGGTTTCCCTGCGTGAAGGCATCGAGCAGGTTTACGAAGAATGCAGAGAATTGGAGTGGTATTGA
- a CDS encoding nucleotidyl transferase AbiEii/AbiGii toxin family protein: MLHKEAVQDSLLDLLIKLQGLPAFQFLRLVGGTSLALQIGHRQSIDIDLFGNLPIDSIELMALLKPIGRIELVGGSKSIHVFFINNIKTDIVNYPYNWLEDPIHQDGIRLAGLRDISAMKIEAITQRGSKKDFIDLFFLLEQYTLKEILNFYEQKYTSGNTWLALRSLTYFDDAENQPMPKMLKDVNWLKIKSRIEMEVINLIG; this comes from the coding sequence ATGTTACATAAAGAAGCAGTCCAAGACTCCCTTCTGGACTTACTAATTAAGTTACAGGGGCTGCCAGCATTTCAATTCCTTAGACTTGTCGGTGGCACTTCATTAGCTCTTCAAATAGGTCATCGTCAGTCAATAGACATCGATTTATTCGGAAATTTGCCTATAGACTCGATCGAATTAATGGCTTTATTAAAACCAATAGGTAGAATTGAATTGGTTGGAGGCAGTAAATCCATTCATGTTTTTTTTATTAATAACATAAAAACGGATATCGTTAATTATCCGTATAACTGGTTGGAGGATCCTATCCACCAGGATGGTATAAGGTTGGCCGGTCTTCGGGATATTTCAGCAATGAAAATTGAAGCAATAACACAACGAGGGTCAAAGAAAGATTTCATTGATTTATTTTTTCTTTTGGAACAATATACTCTAAAAGAAATACTCAATTTTTATGAACAAAAATACACTTCCGGAAATACCTGGCTTGCCTTACGGAGTCTGACTTATTTCGATGATGCTGAAAACCAGCCAATGCCGAAAATGTTAAAGGACGTGAACTGGTTAAAAATTAAATCCCGAATAGAGATGGAGGTCATCAATCTAATCGGATAA
- a CDS encoding polysaccharide biosynthesis protein — translation MIVTNIPSFIRQSITKRSRSLFAPDIENNREALSQEIWGKSVLVIGGAGTIGSSFIRAILEFRPGRLYVVDTNENGLTELTRDLRSQAGLQMPKVYKTYPMNFGDPVFAKLFHAEGPFDIVANFAAHKHVRSEKDRYSIEALLDNNVFKALNLLELLDTCPPSHFFCVSTDKAANPVNVMGASKKLMEQVILSYRDQFPVTTARFANVAFSNGSLLAGYLDRLIKGQPIACPADVRRYFVSPEESGQICMLACVLGKSGQIIFPKLSEDQMLTFKEITLDFFKHLGMSIQSCVSEEEARKYAVDRSEGDPYPVYFFTTDTSGEKAYEEFYTDNDELEMNTFSSLGIIQNALAPSSAEVTSVLRQLQNEFEKPDYHKASIIRVMQQILPDFHHIETGKGLDDKM, via the coding sequence ATGATCGTAACCAATATTCCATCATTTATCCGTCAATCCATCACGAAACGATCCCGGTCGTTGTTCGCTCCGGATATCGAAAACAACCGGGAAGCGCTGTCCCAGGAGATATGGGGAAAATCCGTCCTCGTCATTGGCGGAGCCGGTACCATCGGGTCCTCATTCATCCGGGCGATCCTGGAATTTCGTCCCGGAAGACTTTATGTGGTCGATACCAATGAAAATGGCTTAACCGAACTGACCCGTGATTTGCGAAGCCAGGCCGGTTTGCAGATGCCGAAAGTATATAAAACCTATCCCATGAACTTCGGGGATCCGGTTTTTGCCAAACTATTCCATGCTGAGGGACCATTTGATATTGTGGCAAACTTTGCCGCTCATAAGCATGTTCGCTCTGAGAAAGACCGTTATTCCATCGAGGCCCTGCTGGATAACAATGTTTTTAAAGCGCTGAACTTACTGGAATTGTTAGACACCTGCCCCCCTTCTCATTTCTTTTGTGTATCCACCGATAAGGCGGCGAATCCGGTCAATGTGATGGGAGCCAGTAAAAAGCTGATGGAGCAGGTGATCCTATCCTACCGGGATCAATTTCCGGTAACAACCGCAAGGTTCGCCAACGTAGCCTTCTCTAACGGGTCTTTGCTGGCGGGCTATCTGGACCGCCTGATAAAGGGACAACCCATCGCCTGCCCTGCCGATGTACGCCGCTATTTTGTAAGCCCGGAAGAAAGCGGACAGATCTGTATGCTGGCCTGTGTGTTGGGCAAAAGCGGGCAGATCATTTTTCCCAAATTGTCCGAAGATCAAATGCTCACTTTTAAAGAAATAACGCTGGACTTCTTTAAACATCTGGGTATGTCCATCCAGTCGTGTGTTTCAGAGGAGGAAGCCAGAAAATATGCGGTGGATCGCTCAGAGGGAGATCCCTATCCGGTTTATTTTTTTACGACCGATACATCCGGCGAGAAAGCGTACGAAGAATTTTATACAGATAATGATGAACTGGAAATGAATACCTTCAGCAGCCTGGGCATCATACAGAATGCCCTGGCACCGTCATCTGCTGAGGTAACTTCTGTACTGCGTCAACTTCAAAATGAATTTGAAAAACCAGATTATCATAAAGCATCCATTATCCGTGTGATGCAACAAATCTTACCGGATTTTCATCACATCGAGACCGGAAAAGGGCTGGATGATAAAATGTGA